In one Populus nigra chromosome 12, ddPopNigr1.1, whole genome shotgun sequence genomic region, the following are encoded:
- the LOC133668879 gene encoding superoxide dismutase [Mn], mitochondrial-like, which yields MALRSLVSRKTLGLGLKLQFRGLQTFSLPDLPYDYGALEPAISGEIMQLHHQKHHQTYITNYNKSLEQLHHAMEKGDSSAVVKLQSAIKFNGGGHVNHSIFWKNLTPVQEGGGEPPHGRLGWAIDEDFGSLDSLIKKMSTEGAAVQGSGWVWLGLDKESKKLVVETTENQDPLVTKGPLVPLLGVDVWEHAYYLQYKNVRPDYLKNIWKVMNWKYAGEVYDKESS from the exons ATGGCTCTACGCTCTCTCGTTTCTCGAAAAACCCTAGGCCTAGGCTTGAAGCTTCAATTCCGTGGATTGCAGACATTCTCCCTGCCTGATCTCCCGTACGATTATGGAGCTTTGGAGCCTGCAATTAGCGGGGAGATCATGCAGCTCCATCACCAGAAACACCACCAGACTTACATCACTAATTACAATAAGTCCCTCGAGCAACTTCATCATGCCATGGAAAAGGGCGATTCTTCTGCTGTTGTTAAATTGCAGAGCGCTATCAAGTTCAACGGCGGag GTCATGTCAACCATTCAATTTTCTGGAAGAATCTCACTCCTGTCCAA GAAGGAGGCGGTGAACCACCACATGGTAGGCTGGGATGGGCTATTGATGAAGATTTTGGTTCTCTGGActcattgattaaaaaaatgagcacAGAGGGTGCTGCTGTACAGGGCTCTGGATGGGTG TGGCTTGGTCTGGACAAAGAATCAAAGAAACTTGTGGTTGAGACCACAGAAAATCAG GATCCATTGGTAACTAAAGGACCCTTGGTTCCATTACTTGGTGTTGATGTTTGGGAGCATGCATATTATTTGCag TACAAGAATGTCAGACCTGATTATCTGAAGAACATATGGAAGGTAATGAATTGGAAGTATGCTGGTGAAGTTTATGACAAAGAAAGCTCCTAA